One region of Astyanax mexicanus isolate ESR-SI-001 chromosome 15, AstMex3_surface, whole genome shotgun sequence genomic DNA includes:
- the tdrd1 gene encoding tudor domain-containing protein 1 isoform X1, with amino-acid sequence MNRAFSPSLVRPNLPLRRPASGPGLGVIRNPSPVFTEQSTSLLQRCSVANSLEGLKAEASRKETAVAVAKDINANDEPLPAPVMVNLCNYCSQQGMLRCTRCKKTCYCSVACQSEDWKAHRHLCKPSTSENSASSDKPKELLNIPSGSVPNVLDSKVNNGEVIQLKRIFLRDLCKSNISKGDEVQGTVVELRHPGKFFIHIQSLKMTETLRSITVALQKTYGSSHPAEYKPEIGELCTVKFSVDQNWYRGEVESVDLDRLTAKVLYIDFGNEEDVSFDKIRPMAENIDPAPPCALQCCVAGVTALTDSWTGECNIAVRQLVAGKNLTFTVMEIMNDGTLLAVDVSLSMLGKNLSAFLIDQGYAMKVGTPTKPQTEQEINSLMTASFENFKRLSTGKNENIDAQPPEPLTQGVGDTFTAIVTHLQSPSEIICQKLENASAIQQLQMSLREHCTKTPASENFRPAPGTVCCSLFSEDNQWYRAKVLAYSSEDRVCVGYVDFGNSEEVELIHLRPVSMELLALATQAIPCALAGIKPTSEAWSEEVILMLKRLVCNRFIQVEILGERDGMALVSMVDESSDPQTNIAEMLVATGYAAVGNMETVKEATKEVESKSPAVDKLEWTCAELPIDGHEVVLVISVLENPGEFYCYNYSTEGLQTLAELSSVLMKHCDTERTPFSPAVGEPCCALFSGDGRWYRGMVQSVEGEGKAKVYFVDYGNSCEVEVTHLRAIDPSLLKHPFQAIRCTLAGVEPAGGQWNGTAVQRFGELCIGKQLSGKVLSITERGYGVELKCNGQDVAAVLLSEQLAKPFGQDTKLTPQQNKPSDLKEASPAQTPLQTEKLPLAEQPDSITDEEPAPAQATQSSSASFVLDWKTIELPKQKTFQPQVAAVTSPSLFYVMNPILEANLQVLQDVMADVAKYCSSQTVANQSVPLPGSACCAQFSGDKNWYRAVILDTTSTHANVIYADYGNCERVPITSILPIPKDLLQHPFQIARCALSGKEHFPTVWPTEVLELFGVQLSSKVFASVQGFDSTFNLLMLTQHTGNGGNINSIILGALRNAPVKASTKKVAQEKPVKVQGQSEADRETKPSGPTSSDTEKLKPRSQQIEKMKTVVASEENMELQATAGPTGDCSVPVSSCCCDALKQKIDRIEELVMLLLKHTGGNKK; translated from the exons ATGAATCGTGCCTTTTCACCATCACTGGTTAGGCCAAACCTTCCTTTGAGAAGACCTGCATCTGGTCCTGGTTTGGGGGTGATAAGGAATCCGAGTCCGGTGTTTACTGAACAAAGCACCAGTTTACTGCAAAGATGTTCTGTTGCAAATAGCCTAGAAG GGCTAAAAGCTGAAGCCAGTCGAAAGGAAACTGCTGTCGCTGTAGCAAAAGACATCAATgct aaTGATGAACCCTTACCTGCCCCAGTAATGGTAAACCTGTGTAACTACTGCAGTCAGCAGG GTATGCTCAGGTGCACACGGTGCAAAAAGACATGCTACTGTTCTGTAGCCTGTCAATCTGAAGATTGGAAGGCCCATCGCCACTTATGTAAACCAAGCACTTCAGAGAACAGCGCAAG TAGTGATAAACCAAAGGAGCTCTTAAACATACCTTCTGGAAGTGTCCCTAATGTCTTGGACTCTAAG GTGAACAATGGTGAGGTAATTCAGTTGAAGAGAATTTTCTTGCGTGATTTATGCAAGAGTAACATATCAAAAGGAGATGAAGTGCAG GGAACTGTGGTGGAGCTGAGACATCCAGGAAAGTTCTTCATCCACATCCAGTCATTAAAGATGACCGAAACCCTAAGGTCTATTACTGTGGCTCTGCAGAAGACTTATGGCAGCTCACATCCTGCAGAGTACAAGCCAGAAATTGGGGAACTCTGCACAGTAAAATTCTCTGTAGATCAG AATTGGTATCGAggtgaagttgaatctgttgatTTGGATCGCCTCACTGCAAAAGTACTCTACATAGACTTTGGAAATGAGGAAGATGTTTCATTTGACAAGATTCGTCCCATGGCAGAGAACATTGATCCTGCCCCACCATGt GCTTTACAGTGCTGTGTTGCTGGGGTAACTGCACTGACTGACAGCTGGACAGGCGAATGCAATATTGCTGTGAGACAACTTGTTGCAGGAAAAAACCTAACCTTCACAGTGATGGAAATCATGAACGATGGCACCTTGCTTGCAGTAGATGTCTCTCTGTCCATGCTTG GTAAGAACCTCAGTGCTTTCCTGATTGATCAGGGATATGCCATGAAAGTGGGCACACCTACGAAACCACAGACTGAGCAAGAAATTA actCATTAATGACAGCTTCTTTTGAGAACTTCAAGCGTTTATCCACTGGGAAGAATGAGAACATTGATGCTCAGCCACCCGAGCCTCTGACTCAAGGAGTGGGAGACACTTTTACAGCCATAGTCACTCATCTGCAGTCCCCTTCAGAAATCATCTGCCAAAAGCTAGAAAATGCCA GTGCTATCCAACAGTTGCAAATGAGTCTGAGAGAACATTGTACCAAGACTCCAGCCAGTGAGAACTTCAGACCTGCTCCTGGAACTGTCTGCTGTTCTCTTTTCTCAG AGGACAACCAGTGGTACAGGGCCAAAGTTCTAGCATATTCATCTGAGGATCGAGTCTGTGTGGGTTATGTAGACTTTGGGAACTCTGAAGAGGTGGAGTTGATTCACCTACGACCCGTCTCTATGGAGTTGTTGGCTTTGGCAACTCAGGCAATTCCCTGTGCCCTAGCAG GTATTAAGCCTACCTCTGAAGCGTGGTCAGAGGAAGTGATACTGATGCTGAAAAGACTGGTTTGTAACCGTTTCATCCAAGTGGAAATTCTCGGAGAGCGAGATGGAATGGCTCTAGTCTCCATGGTTGACGAGTCCAGTGATCCTCAGACTAATATAGCTGAGATGCTGGTTGCTACAGGTTATGCTGCTGTGGGAAATATGGAGACAGTAAAAGAAGCAACTAAGGAGGTTGAGTCCAAAAGCCCTG CTGTCGACAAGTTGGAGTGGACTTGTGCTGAACTTCCCATTGATGGCCATGAGGTGGTGCTGGTGATCAGCGTTCTAGAAAATCCTGGTGAATTCTACTGCTATAATTATAGTACAGAAG GCTTGCAGACTTTGGCAGAGTTGTCTTCTGTTCTTATGAAGCACTGTGACACTGAGAGGACTCCTTTTAGCCCTGCTGTAGGAGAACCCTGCTGCGCTCTCTTTAGCG GAGATGGCCGCTGGTACAGGGGCATGGTCCAGAGTGTGGAGGGTGAGGGAAAGGCTAAAGTGTACTTTGTGGATTATGGGAACTCCTGTGAGGTAGAGGTGACTCATCTCAGAGCCATTGATCCCAGTCTACTTAAACACCCATTTCAGGCTATACGCTGTACCCTTGCAG GTGTTGAGCCTGCAGGAGGCCAGTGGAACGGGACTGCAGTGCAGAGGTTCGGGGAATTGTGTATAGGGAAGCAGCTCAGTGGCAAAGTGCTTTCCATTACTGAGAGGGGATATGGGGTGGAGTTGAAGTGCAATGGTCAGGACGTTGCAGCTGTGCTTTTGTCAGAACAGCTTGCCAAACCTTTTGGACAAGATACCAAACTAACTCCCCAACAAAACAAACCCAGCGATTTGAAAGAAGCATCACCTGCACAAACACCACTGCAGACTGAGAAACTGCCACTTGCTGAGCAGCCAGACAGCATCACCGATGAAGAACCGGCTCCAGCACAAGCAACCCAATCTTCAA GTGCTTCCTTTGTTTTGGACTGGAAGACAATAGAACTACCTAAACAAAAGACTTTTCAGCCACAGGTGGCAGCAGTGACCAGCCCAAGTCTCTTCTATGTGATGAATCCTATACTAGAAG CGAATCTACAGGTGTTGCAGGATGTCATGGCAGATGTGGCAAAGTACTGCAGCAGTCAGACTGTGGCCAACCAGAGTGTTCCTTTACCTGGATCAGCATGTTGTGCACAGTTTTCAG GTGACAAGAATTGGTACAGAGCTGTGATACTGGACACAACAAGCACACATGCAAACGTGATTTATGCAGATTATGGGAATTGTGAGAGGGTTCCTATCACCAGTATCTTGCCCATTCCTAAAGATCTTTTGCAGCACCCATTTCAGATTGCCAGGTGTGCTCTTTCAG GTAAAGAGCACTTTCCCACTGTCTGGCCAACTGAGGTTCTGGAACTCTTTGGAGTTCAGTTAAGCAGCAAGGTATTCGCCTCTGTACAGGGATTTGATTCTACCTTTAACCTGCTGATGCTTACCCAGCACACAGGCAATGGAGGAAACATTAACTCCATAATTCTTGGAGCCTTGAGGAACGCTCCAGTCAAGGCTAGCACAAAAAAGGTGGCCCAGGAGAAACCGGTTAAGGTTCAAGGCCAATCCGAGGCTGACAGGGAAACCAAGCCTTCAGGACCCACATCTTCAGACACTGAAAAGCTTAAACCCAGAAGTCAGCAAATTG AAAAAATGAAGACTGTGGTGGCTAGTGAGGAAAATATGGAGCTACAGGCCACTGCAGGTCCAACGGGTGACTGTAGTG TTCCTGTTTCTTCATGCTGCTGTGATGCTCTGAAGCAAAAG ATTGACAGAATCGAGGAGCTGGTCATGCTGCTCTTGAAGCACACAGGaggaaacaaaaaataa
- the tdrd1 gene encoding tudor domain-containing protein 1 isoform X3 — MNRAFSPSLVRPNLPLRRPASGPGLGVIRNPSPVFTEQSTSLLQRCSVANSLEGLKAEASRKETAVAVAKDINANDEPLPAPVMVNLCNYCSQQGMLRCTRCKKTCYCSVACQSEDWKAHRHLCKPSTSENSASSDKPKELLNIPSGSVPNVLDSKVNNGEVIQLKRIFLRDLCKSNISKGDEVQGTVVELRHPGKFFIHIQSLKMTETLRSITVALQKTYGSSHPAEYKPEIGELCTVKFSVDQNWYRGEVESVDLDRLTAKVLYIDFGNEEDVSFDKIRPMAENIDPAPPCALQCCVAGVTALTDSWTGECNIAVRQLVAGKNLTFTVMEIMNDGTLLAVDVSLSMLGKNLSAFLIDQGYAMKVGTPTKPQTEQEINSLMTASFENFKRLSTGKNENIDAQPPEPLTQGVGDTFTAIVTHLQSPSEIICQKLENASAIQQLQMSLREHCTKTPASENFRPAPGTVCCSLFSEDNQWYRAKVLAYSSEDRVCVGYVDFGNSEEVELIHLRPVSMELLALATQAIPCALAGIKPTSEAWSEEVILMLKRLVCNRFIQVEILGERDGMALVSMVDESSDPQTNIAEMLVATGYAAVGNMETVKEATKEVESKSPAVDKLEWTCAELPIDGHEVVLVISVLENPGEFYCYNYSTEGLQTLAELSSVLMKHCDTERTPFSPAVGEPCCALFSGDGRWYRGMVQSVEGEGKAKVYFVDYGNSCEVEVTHLRAIDPSLLKHPFQAIRCTLAGVEPAGGQWNGTAVQRFGELCIGKQLSGKVLSITERGYGVELKCNGQDVAAVLLSEQLAKPFGQDTKLTPQQNKPSDLKEASPAQTPLQTEKLPLAEQPDSITDEEPAPAQATQSSSASFVLDWKTIELPKQKTFQPQVAAVTSPSLFYVMNPILEANLQVLQDVMADVAKYCSSQTVANQSVPLPGSACCAQFSGDKNWYRAVILDTTSTHANVIYADYGNCERVPITSILPIPKDLLQHPFQIARCALSGKEHFPTVWPTEVLELFGVQLSSKVFASVQGFDSTFNLLMLTQHTGNGGNINSIILGALRNAPVKASTKKVAQEKPVKVQGQSEADRETKPSGPTSSDTEKLKPRSQQIEKMKTVVASEENMELQATAVPVSSCCCDALKQKIDRIEELVMLLLKHTGGNKK, encoded by the exons ATGAATCGTGCCTTTTCACCATCACTGGTTAGGCCAAACCTTCCTTTGAGAAGACCTGCATCTGGTCCTGGTTTGGGGGTGATAAGGAATCCGAGTCCGGTGTTTACTGAACAAAGCACCAGTTTACTGCAAAGATGTTCTGTTGCAAATAGCCTAGAAG GGCTAAAAGCTGAAGCCAGTCGAAAGGAAACTGCTGTCGCTGTAGCAAAAGACATCAATgct aaTGATGAACCCTTACCTGCCCCAGTAATGGTAAACCTGTGTAACTACTGCAGTCAGCAGG GTATGCTCAGGTGCACACGGTGCAAAAAGACATGCTACTGTTCTGTAGCCTGTCAATCTGAAGATTGGAAGGCCCATCGCCACTTATGTAAACCAAGCACTTCAGAGAACAGCGCAAG TAGTGATAAACCAAAGGAGCTCTTAAACATACCTTCTGGAAGTGTCCCTAATGTCTTGGACTCTAAG GTGAACAATGGTGAGGTAATTCAGTTGAAGAGAATTTTCTTGCGTGATTTATGCAAGAGTAACATATCAAAAGGAGATGAAGTGCAG GGAACTGTGGTGGAGCTGAGACATCCAGGAAAGTTCTTCATCCACATCCAGTCATTAAAGATGACCGAAACCCTAAGGTCTATTACTGTGGCTCTGCAGAAGACTTATGGCAGCTCACATCCTGCAGAGTACAAGCCAGAAATTGGGGAACTCTGCACAGTAAAATTCTCTGTAGATCAG AATTGGTATCGAggtgaagttgaatctgttgatTTGGATCGCCTCACTGCAAAAGTACTCTACATAGACTTTGGAAATGAGGAAGATGTTTCATTTGACAAGATTCGTCCCATGGCAGAGAACATTGATCCTGCCCCACCATGt GCTTTACAGTGCTGTGTTGCTGGGGTAACTGCACTGACTGACAGCTGGACAGGCGAATGCAATATTGCTGTGAGACAACTTGTTGCAGGAAAAAACCTAACCTTCACAGTGATGGAAATCATGAACGATGGCACCTTGCTTGCAGTAGATGTCTCTCTGTCCATGCTTG GTAAGAACCTCAGTGCTTTCCTGATTGATCAGGGATATGCCATGAAAGTGGGCACACCTACGAAACCACAGACTGAGCAAGAAATTA actCATTAATGACAGCTTCTTTTGAGAACTTCAAGCGTTTATCCACTGGGAAGAATGAGAACATTGATGCTCAGCCACCCGAGCCTCTGACTCAAGGAGTGGGAGACACTTTTACAGCCATAGTCACTCATCTGCAGTCCCCTTCAGAAATCATCTGCCAAAAGCTAGAAAATGCCA GTGCTATCCAACAGTTGCAAATGAGTCTGAGAGAACATTGTACCAAGACTCCAGCCAGTGAGAACTTCAGACCTGCTCCTGGAACTGTCTGCTGTTCTCTTTTCTCAG AGGACAACCAGTGGTACAGGGCCAAAGTTCTAGCATATTCATCTGAGGATCGAGTCTGTGTGGGTTATGTAGACTTTGGGAACTCTGAAGAGGTGGAGTTGATTCACCTACGACCCGTCTCTATGGAGTTGTTGGCTTTGGCAACTCAGGCAATTCCCTGTGCCCTAGCAG GTATTAAGCCTACCTCTGAAGCGTGGTCAGAGGAAGTGATACTGATGCTGAAAAGACTGGTTTGTAACCGTTTCATCCAAGTGGAAATTCTCGGAGAGCGAGATGGAATGGCTCTAGTCTCCATGGTTGACGAGTCCAGTGATCCTCAGACTAATATAGCTGAGATGCTGGTTGCTACAGGTTATGCTGCTGTGGGAAATATGGAGACAGTAAAAGAAGCAACTAAGGAGGTTGAGTCCAAAAGCCCTG CTGTCGACAAGTTGGAGTGGACTTGTGCTGAACTTCCCATTGATGGCCATGAGGTGGTGCTGGTGATCAGCGTTCTAGAAAATCCTGGTGAATTCTACTGCTATAATTATAGTACAGAAG GCTTGCAGACTTTGGCAGAGTTGTCTTCTGTTCTTATGAAGCACTGTGACACTGAGAGGACTCCTTTTAGCCCTGCTGTAGGAGAACCCTGCTGCGCTCTCTTTAGCG GAGATGGCCGCTGGTACAGGGGCATGGTCCAGAGTGTGGAGGGTGAGGGAAAGGCTAAAGTGTACTTTGTGGATTATGGGAACTCCTGTGAGGTAGAGGTGACTCATCTCAGAGCCATTGATCCCAGTCTACTTAAACACCCATTTCAGGCTATACGCTGTACCCTTGCAG GTGTTGAGCCTGCAGGAGGCCAGTGGAACGGGACTGCAGTGCAGAGGTTCGGGGAATTGTGTATAGGGAAGCAGCTCAGTGGCAAAGTGCTTTCCATTACTGAGAGGGGATATGGGGTGGAGTTGAAGTGCAATGGTCAGGACGTTGCAGCTGTGCTTTTGTCAGAACAGCTTGCCAAACCTTTTGGACAAGATACCAAACTAACTCCCCAACAAAACAAACCCAGCGATTTGAAAGAAGCATCACCTGCACAAACACCACTGCAGACTGAGAAACTGCCACTTGCTGAGCAGCCAGACAGCATCACCGATGAAGAACCGGCTCCAGCACAAGCAACCCAATCTTCAA GTGCTTCCTTTGTTTTGGACTGGAAGACAATAGAACTACCTAAACAAAAGACTTTTCAGCCACAGGTGGCAGCAGTGACCAGCCCAAGTCTCTTCTATGTGATGAATCCTATACTAGAAG CGAATCTACAGGTGTTGCAGGATGTCATGGCAGATGTGGCAAAGTACTGCAGCAGTCAGACTGTGGCCAACCAGAGTGTTCCTTTACCTGGATCAGCATGTTGTGCACAGTTTTCAG GTGACAAGAATTGGTACAGAGCTGTGATACTGGACACAACAAGCACACATGCAAACGTGATTTATGCAGATTATGGGAATTGTGAGAGGGTTCCTATCACCAGTATCTTGCCCATTCCTAAAGATCTTTTGCAGCACCCATTTCAGATTGCCAGGTGTGCTCTTTCAG GTAAAGAGCACTTTCCCACTGTCTGGCCAACTGAGGTTCTGGAACTCTTTGGAGTTCAGTTAAGCAGCAAGGTATTCGCCTCTGTACAGGGATTTGATTCTACCTTTAACCTGCTGATGCTTACCCAGCACACAGGCAATGGAGGAAACATTAACTCCATAATTCTTGGAGCCTTGAGGAACGCTCCAGTCAAGGCTAGCACAAAAAAGGTGGCCCAGGAGAAACCGGTTAAGGTTCAAGGCCAATCCGAGGCTGACAGGGAAACCAAGCCTTCAGGACCCACATCTTCAGACACTGAAAAGCTTAAACCCAGAAGTCAGCAAATTG AAAAAATGAAGACTGTGGTGGCTAGTGAGGAAAATATGGAGCTACAGGCCACTGCAG TTCCTGTTTCTTCATGCTGCTGTGATGCTCTGAAGCAAAAG ATTGACAGAATCGAGGAGCTGGTCATGCTGCTCTTGAAGCACACAGGaggaaacaaaaaataa
- the tdrd1 gene encoding tudor domain-containing protein 1 isoform X2 — translation MNRAFSPSLVRPNLPLRRPASGPGLGVIRNPSPVFTEQSTSLLQRCSVANSLEGLKAEASRKETAVAVAKDINANDEPLPAPVMVNLCNYCSQQGMLRCTRCKKTCYCSVACQSEDWKAHRHLCKPSTSENSASDKPKELLNIPSGSVPNVLDSKVNNGEVIQLKRIFLRDLCKSNISKGDEVQGTVVELRHPGKFFIHIQSLKMTETLRSITVALQKTYGSSHPAEYKPEIGELCTVKFSVDQNWYRGEVESVDLDRLTAKVLYIDFGNEEDVSFDKIRPMAENIDPAPPCALQCCVAGVTALTDSWTGECNIAVRQLVAGKNLTFTVMEIMNDGTLLAVDVSLSMLGKNLSAFLIDQGYAMKVGTPTKPQTEQEINSLMTASFENFKRLSTGKNENIDAQPPEPLTQGVGDTFTAIVTHLQSPSEIICQKLENASAIQQLQMSLREHCTKTPASENFRPAPGTVCCSLFSEDNQWYRAKVLAYSSEDRVCVGYVDFGNSEEVELIHLRPVSMELLALATQAIPCALAGIKPTSEAWSEEVILMLKRLVCNRFIQVEILGERDGMALVSMVDESSDPQTNIAEMLVATGYAAVGNMETVKEATKEVESKSPAVDKLEWTCAELPIDGHEVVLVISVLENPGEFYCYNYSTEGLQTLAELSSVLMKHCDTERTPFSPAVGEPCCALFSGDGRWYRGMVQSVEGEGKAKVYFVDYGNSCEVEVTHLRAIDPSLLKHPFQAIRCTLAGVEPAGGQWNGTAVQRFGELCIGKQLSGKVLSITERGYGVELKCNGQDVAAVLLSEQLAKPFGQDTKLTPQQNKPSDLKEASPAQTPLQTEKLPLAEQPDSITDEEPAPAQATQSSSASFVLDWKTIELPKQKTFQPQVAAVTSPSLFYVMNPILEANLQVLQDVMADVAKYCSSQTVANQSVPLPGSACCAQFSGDKNWYRAVILDTTSTHANVIYADYGNCERVPITSILPIPKDLLQHPFQIARCALSGKEHFPTVWPTEVLELFGVQLSSKVFASVQGFDSTFNLLMLTQHTGNGGNINSIILGALRNAPVKASTKKVAQEKPVKVQGQSEADRETKPSGPTSSDTEKLKPRSQQIEKMKTVVASEENMELQATAGPTGDCSVPVSSCCCDALKQKIDRIEELVMLLLKHTGGNKK, via the exons ATGAATCGTGCCTTTTCACCATCACTGGTTAGGCCAAACCTTCCTTTGAGAAGACCTGCATCTGGTCCTGGTTTGGGGGTGATAAGGAATCCGAGTCCGGTGTTTACTGAACAAAGCACCAGTTTACTGCAAAGATGTTCTGTTGCAAATAGCCTAGAAG GGCTAAAAGCTGAAGCCAGTCGAAAGGAAACTGCTGTCGCTGTAGCAAAAGACATCAATgct aaTGATGAACCCTTACCTGCCCCAGTAATGGTAAACCTGTGTAACTACTGCAGTCAGCAGG GTATGCTCAGGTGCACACGGTGCAAAAAGACATGCTACTGTTCTGTAGCCTGTCAATCTGAAGATTGGAAGGCCCATCGCCACTTATGTAAACCAAGCACTTCAGAGAACAGCGCAAG TGATAAACCAAAGGAGCTCTTAAACATACCTTCTGGAAGTGTCCCTAATGTCTTGGACTCTAAG GTGAACAATGGTGAGGTAATTCAGTTGAAGAGAATTTTCTTGCGTGATTTATGCAAGAGTAACATATCAAAAGGAGATGAAGTGCAG GGAACTGTGGTGGAGCTGAGACATCCAGGAAAGTTCTTCATCCACATCCAGTCATTAAAGATGACCGAAACCCTAAGGTCTATTACTGTGGCTCTGCAGAAGACTTATGGCAGCTCACATCCTGCAGAGTACAAGCCAGAAATTGGGGAACTCTGCACAGTAAAATTCTCTGTAGATCAG AATTGGTATCGAggtgaagttgaatctgttgatTTGGATCGCCTCACTGCAAAAGTACTCTACATAGACTTTGGAAATGAGGAAGATGTTTCATTTGACAAGATTCGTCCCATGGCAGAGAACATTGATCCTGCCCCACCATGt GCTTTACAGTGCTGTGTTGCTGGGGTAACTGCACTGACTGACAGCTGGACAGGCGAATGCAATATTGCTGTGAGACAACTTGTTGCAGGAAAAAACCTAACCTTCACAGTGATGGAAATCATGAACGATGGCACCTTGCTTGCAGTAGATGTCTCTCTGTCCATGCTTG GTAAGAACCTCAGTGCTTTCCTGATTGATCAGGGATATGCCATGAAAGTGGGCACACCTACGAAACCACAGACTGAGCAAGAAATTA actCATTAATGACAGCTTCTTTTGAGAACTTCAAGCGTTTATCCACTGGGAAGAATGAGAACATTGATGCTCAGCCACCCGAGCCTCTGACTCAAGGAGTGGGAGACACTTTTACAGCCATAGTCACTCATCTGCAGTCCCCTTCAGAAATCATCTGCCAAAAGCTAGAAAATGCCA GTGCTATCCAACAGTTGCAAATGAGTCTGAGAGAACATTGTACCAAGACTCCAGCCAGTGAGAACTTCAGACCTGCTCCTGGAACTGTCTGCTGTTCTCTTTTCTCAG AGGACAACCAGTGGTACAGGGCCAAAGTTCTAGCATATTCATCTGAGGATCGAGTCTGTGTGGGTTATGTAGACTTTGGGAACTCTGAAGAGGTGGAGTTGATTCACCTACGACCCGTCTCTATGGAGTTGTTGGCTTTGGCAACTCAGGCAATTCCCTGTGCCCTAGCAG GTATTAAGCCTACCTCTGAAGCGTGGTCAGAGGAAGTGATACTGATGCTGAAAAGACTGGTTTGTAACCGTTTCATCCAAGTGGAAATTCTCGGAGAGCGAGATGGAATGGCTCTAGTCTCCATGGTTGACGAGTCCAGTGATCCTCAGACTAATATAGCTGAGATGCTGGTTGCTACAGGTTATGCTGCTGTGGGAAATATGGAGACAGTAAAAGAAGCAACTAAGGAGGTTGAGTCCAAAAGCCCTG CTGTCGACAAGTTGGAGTGGACTTGTGCTGAACTTCCCATTGATGGCCATGAGGTGGTGCTGGTGATCAGCGTTCTAGAAAATCCTGGTGAATTCTACTGCTATAATTATAGTACAGAAG GCTTGCAGACTTTGGCAGAGTTGTCTTCTGTTCTTATGAAGCACTGTGACACTGAGAGGACTCCTTTTAGCCCTGCTGTAGGAGAACCCTGCTGCGCTCTCTTTAGCG GAGATGGCCGCTGGTACAGGGGCATGGTCCAGAGTGTGGAGGGTGAGGGAAAGGCTAAAGTGTACTTTGTGGATTATGGGAACTCCTGTGAGGTAGAGGTGACTCATCTCAGAGCCATTGATCCCAGTCTACTTAAACACCCATTTCAGGCTATACGCTGTACCCTTGCAG GTGTTGAGCCTGCAGGAGGCCAGTGGAACGGGACTGCAGTGCAGAGGTTCGGGGAATTGTGTATAGGGAAGCAGCTCAGTGGCAAAGTGCTTTCCATTACTGAGAGGGGATATGGGGTGGAGTTGAAGTGCAATGGTCAGGACGTTGCAGCTGTGCTTTTGTCAGAACAGCTTGCCAAACCTTTTGGACAAGATACCAAACTAACTCCCCAACAAAACAAACCCAGCGATTTGAAAGAAGCATCACCTGCACAAACACCACTGCAGACTGAGAAACTGCCACTTGCTGAGCAGCCAGACAGCATCACCGATGAAGAACCGGCTCCAGCACAAGCAACCCAATCTTCAA GTGCTTCCTTTGTTTTGGACTGGAAGACAATAGAACTACCTAAACAAAAGACTTTTCAGCCACAGGTGGCAGCAGTGACCAGCCCAAGTCTCTTCTATGTGATGAATCCTATACTAGAAG CGAATCTACAGGTGTTGCAGGATGTCATGGCAGATGTGGCAAAGTACTGCAGCAGTCAGACTGTGGCCAACCAGAGTGTTCCTTTACCTGGATCAGCATGTTGTGCACAGTTTTCAG GTGACAAGAATTGGTACAGAGCTGTGATACTGGACACAACAAGCACACATGCAAACGTGATTTATGCAGATTATGGGAATTGTGAGAGGGTTCCTATCACCAGTATCTTGCCCATTCCTAAAGATCTTTTGCAGCACCCATTTCAGATTGCCAGGTGTGCTCTTTCAG GTAAAGAGCACTTTCCCACTGTCTGGCCAACTGAGGTTCTGGAACTCTTTGGAGTTCAGTTAAGCAGCAAGGTATTCGCCTCTGTACAGGGATTTGATTCTACCTTTAACCTGCTGATGCTTACCCAGCACACAGGCAATGGAGGAAACATTAACTCCATAATTCTTGGAGCCTTGAGGAACGCTCCAGTCAAGGCTAGCACAAAAAAGGTGGCCCAGGAGAAACCGGTTAAGGTTCAAGGCCAATCCGAGGCTGACAGGGAAACCAAGCCTTCAGGACCCACATCTTCAGACACTGAAAAGCTTAAACCCAGAAGTCAGCAAATTG AAAAAATGAAGACTGTGGTGGCTAGTGAGGAAAATATGGAGCTACAGGCCACTGCAGGTCCAACGGGTGACTGTAGTG TTCCTGTTTCTTCATGCTGCTGTGATGCTCTGAAGCAAAAG ATTGACAGAATCGAGGAGCTGGTCATGCTGCTCTTGAAGCACACAGGaggaaacaaaaaataa